In Bradyrhizobium guangdongense, the sequence CTTCCCCCGTGCTCGAAGTCCTAGTCAGTATGTTTTTTGATGAAGCGCCTACAGAATGTCGCCGCTGAGATGGCGATGTTCTCGCCCATAATCTCACACGGGTGATCGGCAAATGGAGGCTGATTGCACCCATCCGCGCTGCGTGAAGGCCGGAAAGCGCATCCAAAGCCGCAATACCCCGCCGCGATACTCCCTTTGGCCCGGTCATTGACGATCGGAGCCGACGACATCGGCCGATTGCAATGATTGGCGGCAACGGCCCGCGCCCGACCTGTGCGTTTGCACACAAGCAAGACCCTATGCGGATCTTTCGCGCAGCTCGTAGGATGGGTTTCGCAAGGGCTCAAACCATCCTGCTCACTGCAGCCGTCATGGTCCGCGCTTTCCAGACCCTAAGCCTAAATCGAAACATCTGTCGCCGTTCGACGCCGTGATTTGATGCGGACTTCGAAACAAGACGAACGGCAAATCAAGTTGACCTTTGCCCGACAGGGAAATCCGCTTATGTCGTGCCGGAGCCTGTCTCTCCGTCTGGTGATGCAACGACCACCGTATAGCCGTCGAGATCCTTGATCCAAAGTTCAAGGTGCTGCGCGTTCGGATTGATATGAACCTCTCGCACGACAGCGGCATTGAGTTGACGGGCGCGGGCGACGACTTCCTGGAAATCGTCCACCTCGAACCAAATCAGAATGCCATTACCGATCGCTTGTGCTGGGTCCCCGATCGCACCATGATGATGATCAGCGTTCCAATCGTGCAATTGCAGGATGAGCCCGTCACTCCCCCATTTGCTCGTGTGGTGCCGTGGGTCCCACAATCTTTCATATTGATCACCCCCGTGCCCACCGACACAGCCGAGCAGCCGCTGGTACCATCGGCTCGACTTCCGAACGTCCCGACAGAGGATGAGTGGTTGTGCACGCATTATCCGACGTTAAATCAGCGGTCGCGCCATTACAATTCGGGTTTGTGTTTAGATGTTGCCTTCCTACGCCGGCGAATTCATTGCTTTTACAGGTTGGGCAAAACAGGGGCATAATGGCATCGTCGAAATTTTCGTTCAGCCTGGCGGGAAACACCTGCCGCGGGCCTTTTCATGCAGATGTCATCTTGATGCGGAGGTCGTTGACGAGATCGCGCCCCAGATCACGACAAGGCTTGCGCCCC encodes:
- a CDS encoding VOC family protein; this translates as MHDWNADHHHGAIGDPAQAIGNGILIWFEVDDFQEVVARARQLNAAVVREVHINPNAQHLELWIKDLDGYTVVVASPDGETGSGTT